In one window of Posidoniimonas corsicana DNA:
- the sthA gene encoding Si-specific NAD(P)(+) transhydrogenase — protein MRYDLAVVGSGPGGQKAAIAAAKLGKRVAIIERERKLVGGVCLHTGTIPSKTMREAILHLTGFRQRGAYPDLYRNKRQITMDELRRKLGQVSRTEWEVLQDQFDRNGVDVHTGEASFVDRQTLRIGGPGEHYLINADNVILAPGTKPARPAHIPFDGATVFDSDEFLDLDHIPRSMVVVGAGVIGIEYGLMFATLGVKVTLIDGRPNLLEFCDREIIDVLVYHARSLGVTLRLGEAVENIHKLDDTSVAVELASGKRVVGETVLFSVGRQGDTAALNVEAAGLTADKRGRLECDENFQTNVPGIYAVGDIVGFPALASASMEQGRQAASHAFNQRFTPSDSIPYGLFTVPEISMVGKNEEELTKDCVPYETGVARFSEIARGQIVGDTTGLLKLLFHRETLQLLGVHCIGDTATEIVHIGQAVMRLGGTIEYFRDTVFNYPTMAECYKVAALDGLNKVRLTHTLPTPAPLTSDAEKPSAAPIAPALVAPTVDVSPAPVI, from the coding sequence ATGCGTTACGACTTGGCGGTAGTTGGCAGCGGACCCGGCGGACAGAAGGCGGCCATCGCGGCGGCCAAGCTGGGCAAGCGGGTTGCGATCATCGAGCGCGAGAGGAAGCTGGTGGGCGGCGTCTGCCTGCACACCGGCACAATCCCCTCGAAGACCATGCGTGAGGCGATCCTCCACCTCACCGGCTTCCGGCAGCGCGGAGCGTACCCCGACCTGTACCGCAACAAGCGCCAGATCACCATGGACGAGCTGCGCCGCAAGCTCGGCCAGGTTAGCCGCACCGAGTGGGAGGTCCTGCAGGACCAGTTCGACCGGAACGGCGTCGATGTGCACACCGGCGAGGCGTCGTTTGTCGATCGCCAGACGCTCCGCATCGGCGGGCCGGGCGAGCACTACCTCATCAACGCCGACAACGTCATCCTCGCGCCGGGCACCAAACCCGCCCGCCCCGCGCACATCCCGTTCGACGGCGCCACGGTCTTTGACTCCGATGAGTTCCTCGACCTGGACCACATCCCGCGGTCGATGGTGGTGGTAGGGGCCGGCGTGATCGGCATTGAGTACGGGCTGATGTTCGCCACGCTCGGCGTGAAGGTGACGCTGATCGACGGCCGCCCCAACCTGCTCGAGTTCTGCGACCGCGAGATCATCGACGTGCTGGTCTACCACGCCCGCTCGCTCGGGGTGACGCTCCGCCTGGGAGAGGCGGTCGAGAACATCCACAAGCTGGACGACACGTCCGTCGCGGTCGAGCTGGCCAGCGGCAAACGCGTCGTCGGCGAGACCGTGCTGTTCAGCGTGGGCCGGCAAGGCGACACAGCGGCGCTCAATGTCGAGGCGGCCGGCCTGACCGCCGACAAGCGGGGGCGGCTGGAGTGCGACGAGAACTTCCAGACCAACGTCCCCGGCATCTATGCCGTGGGCGACATTGTCGGGTTCCCCGCTCTGGCCAGCGCCTCGATGGAGCAGGGGCGGCAGGCCGCCAGCCACGCGTTCAACCAGCGGTTCACACCCAGCGACAGCATCCCCTACGGCCTGTTCACCGTCCCCGAAATCTCGATGGTGGGCAAGAACGAGGAAGAGCTGACCAAGGACTGTGTGCCGTACGAGACCGGCGTCGCCCGGTTCTCGGAAATCGCCCGCGGCCAGATCGTAGGCGACACCACCGGCCTGCTGAAGCTGCTGTTCCACCGCGAGACGCTGCAGCTCTTGGGCGTGCACTGCATCGGCGACACCGCAACCGAGATTGTCCACATCGGGCAGGCGGTGATGCGGCTGGGCGGCACGATCGAGTACTTCCGCGACACCGTGTTCAACTACCCGACGATGGCTGAGTGCTACAAGGTGGCCGCCCTCGACGGGCTCAACAAAGTCCGGCTGACCCACACGCTCCCAACCCCGGCGCCGCTCACCAGCGACGCGGAAAAGCCCAGCGCAGCGCCGATCGCGCCGGCGCTGGTTGCGCCGACGGTTGACGTGTCCCCGGCGCCGGTTATCTAG
- the thiL gene encoding thiamine-phosphate kinase, with the protein MERDLVDWLQKTLPPHPLLRVGLGDDAAVLSLRQTADLVVTTDSLGDGSHFLLNEAEPRWIGHKCLAANLSDLAAMAAKPVAVVVSVMLPRGHADPLALAKGLYRGMLPLAEQFETIIAGGDTNVWDGPLTVSVTAFGQPTDRGALLRSNARAGDAILVTGELGGSITGRHLDFTPRVAEALLLHQRYDLHAGMDITDGLSLDLSRLCAASGRGALLDAAAIPVSPAAQQLAAADGTDPLHHALSDGEDFELLLTAPRETAEAMLRESPVECGLSIVGEVTARPGMEIREADGHTTTLEPTGFWHG; encoded by the coding sequence ATGGAACGCGACCTCGTTGACTGGCTGCAGAAGACGCTCCCTCCGCACCCGCTGCTGCGGGTCGGGCTGGGCGACGACGCCGCTGTGCTGTCGCTCCGCCAGACGGCTGACTTAGTCGTGACGACCGACTCGCTCGGCGACGGCTCGCACTTCCTGCTCAACGAGGCCGAGCCACGCTGGATCGGCCACAAGTGCCTCGCAGCCAACCTCAGCGACCTGGCCGCCATGGCCGCCAAGCCGGTGGCGGTCGTCGTTTCGGTAATGCTCCCCCGCGGCCACGCGGACCCACTCGCCTTGGCGAAGGGCCTGTACCGCGGCATGCTGCCGCTGGCCGAGCAGTTCGAAACCATCATCGCTGGCGGCGACACCAACGTCTGGGACGGGCCACTCACGGTCAGCGTCACCGCCTTTGGCCAACCGACCGACCGAGGCGCCCTGCTCCGCAGCAACGCCCGGGCGGGCGACGCCATCCTCGTGACCGGCGAGCTGGGCGGCAGCATCACCGGACGCCACCTCGACTTCACGCCCCGCGTAGCGGAGGCGTTGCTGCTCCACCAGCGGTACGATCTGCACGCCGGCATGGACATCACCGACGGCCTATCGCTGGACCTCAGCCGGCTGTGCGCGGCCAGCGGCCGCGGCGCCCTGCTCGACGCAGCCGCCATACCCGTCTCGCCGGCGGCCCAGCAACTCGCCGCCGCGGACGGGACCGACCCACTGCACCACGCGCTGTCCGATGGCGAAGACTTCGAGCTGCTGCTGACCGCGCCCCGAGAAACCGCCGAAGCCATGCTCCGCGAGAGTCCCGTGGAGTGCGGCCTTTCGATCGTGGGCGAGGTCACTGCCCGACCAGGCATGGAGATCCGAGAAGCGGATGGACACACAACCACTCTCGAACCGACGGGCTTCTGGCATGGCTAG
- a CDS encoding trypsin-like peptidase domain-containing protein, translating into MQSQPVFAARLASLVAVTLLAAPITARAAEPSDLRMTPVVRAVRDAAPSVVNIQGQKVIAATGAGAGHSASREVSGMGTGVVIDPRGYILTNHHVVAGVRQINVTLDDGRHYIAKVVAHDARTDLAVIKVNAGRPLPTITLGTSSDLMTGESVIAIGNAYGYEHTVTRGIISQLHRDVQVSDTQSYDDLIQTDASINPGNSGGPLLSIEGKMIGVNVAVRAGAQGIGFAIPVDAALGVTAELLSIERMENKWHGIETAGQTPDGSGLVVRRVASGGPAAACGLRPGDVIRRVNNSETQRPLDIELALLGTSLGKSVPVEVLRDDQQVEVSLSLAARGRRVQVASQPADRHDDLAWDLLGMDLAKVPDDEFEKFSTRYRGGMRVVDVRPGGPAAKQGIRDGDILVGMHEWETASEQDLRYITTRANLATRGPVKFYILRDGETLFGHIACKQSASRR; encoded by the coding sequence ATGCAGTCCCAACCTGTTTTCGCCGCCCGCCTTGCGTCCCTGGTCGCCGTCACACTGCTGGCGGCGCCAATCACGGCGCGGGCTGCGGAGCCCTCGGACCTGCGGATGACTCCGGTCGTCCGAGCGGTCCGCGACGCCGCGCCGTCGGTGGTCAACATCCAGGGCCAGAAGGTTATCGCCGCGACCGGCGCCGGCGCCGGGCACTCGGCGTCGCGTGAGGTCAGCGGCATGGGCACCGGGGTGGTGATCGACCCGCGGGGCTACATCCTCACCAACCACCACGTTGTCGCCGGGGTGCGGCAGATCAACGTCACGCTAGACGACGGGCGACACTACATCGCCAAAGTAGTCGCCCACGACGCCCGCACCGACCTGGCGGTCATCAAGGTGAACGCCGGCCGGCCGCTGCCCACTATCACGCTGGGCACCTCGAGCGACCTGATGACCGGCGAGTCGGTGATCGCAATCGGCAACGCGTACGGCTACGAGCACACCGTGACCCGCGGCATCATCTCGCAGCTCCACCGCGACGTGCAGGTCAGCGACACGCAGTCTTACGACGACCTCATCCAGACCGACGCCAGCATCAACCCCGGCAACTCCGGCGGCCCGCTGCTGTCGATCGAGGGCAAGATGATCGGCGTCAACGTGGCCGTGCGGGCCGGGGCCCAGGGCATCGGCTTCGCCATCCCGGTCGACGCCGCCCTCGGCGTCACCGCCGAGCTGCTGAGCATCGAGCGGATGGAGAACAAGTGGCACGGCATCGAGACCGCCGGCCAGACGCCGGACGGGTCCGGGCTGGTGGTGCGGCGTGTCGCCTCCGGCGGCCCCGCGGCTGCCTGCGGCCTGCGTCCCGGCGACGTGATCCGTCGCGTCAACAACTCCGAAACCCAGCGGCCGCTCGACATCGAGCTCGCCCTGCTGGGCACGTCGCTCGGCAAGTCGGTGCCGGTCGAGGTGCTCCGCGACGACCAGCAGGTTGAGGTCTCGCTCTCGCTGGCCGCCCGTGGCCGCCGCGTGCAGGTTGCCTCGCAACCGGCCGACCGCCACGACGATCTCGCCTGGGACCTGCTCGGCATGGACCTGGCCAAGGTCCCCGACGACGAGTTTGAGAAGTTCAGCACCCGCTACCGCGGCGGCATGCGGGTCGTCGACGTGCGGCCCGGCGGCCCCGCCGCTAAGCAGGGCATCCGCGACGGCGACATCCTGGTCGGCATGCACGAGTGGGAGACCGCCTCCGAGCAGGACCTCCGCTACATCACCACCCGGGCCAACCTGGCCACCCGCGGCCCGGTCAAGTTCTACATCCTCCGCGACGGCGAAACCCTGTTTGGCCACATCGCCTGCAAGCAGAGCGCCAGCCGCCGCTAG
- a CDS encoding MOSC domain-containing protein produces the protein MPSVTRLTVFPIKSLDGMRLKEAEVLASGALRHDRRYALQDEAGRFVNAKRFAAVQRIRCEFDADAAAVLLACDGQQSTWFPLPQGAEEVGRWIGGRLSLVCTVVEDELRGLPDDTDAPGPTLISTASLEAIAQWFDLNLDETRRRMRANIEIDAPEPFWEDRLVGREVQLGALRLLPTGVCQRCAVPARDSQTGEPTPGFQKKFAARREACLPEASPRGVFNHFYRAALNTRLASQPGVLRVGDVLSFV, from the coding sequence ATGCCGAGCGTCACCCGACTCACGGTATTCCCCATCAAGTCGCTCGACGGGATGCGGCTCAAAGAGGCTGAGGTGCTCGCCTCGGGCGCACTGCGGCACGACCGGCGCTACGCTCTGCAGGACGAAGCGGGCCGCTTCGTCAACGCCAAGCGGTTCGCGGCGGTGCAGCGGATCCGGTGCGAGTTCGACGCTGACGCTGCCGCCGTGCTGCTTGCCTGCGACGGCCAGCAGAGCACGTGGTTCCCCCTGCCCCAGGGCGCGGAGGAAGTCGGGCGATGGATCGGCGGAAGACTTTCTCTTGTGTGCACCGTTGTTGAAGACGAACTCCGCGGCCTGCCCGACGACACCGACGCGCCCGGCCCGACCCTCATCAGCACCGCCAGCCTGGAGGCCATCGCCCAGTGGTTCGATCTCAACCTCGACGAGACGCGGCGGCGGATGCGAGCGAACATTGAGATCGACGCCCCCGAGCCCTTCTGGGAGGACCGGTTGGTTGGCAGAGAGGTGCAGCTGGGCGCCCTGCGGCTGCTGCCAACCGGCGTCTGCCAGCGCTGCGCAGTTCCTGCCCGCGACTCGCAGACGGGCGAACCGACTCCAGGTTTTCAGAAGAAGTTTGCTGCTCGACGCGAAGCATGCCTGCCGGAGGCCTCGCCGCGTGGCGTATTCAATCACTTCTACCGGGCCGCGCTCAACACCCGCCTAGCCAGCCAACCGGGCGTCCTCCGCGTCGGCGACGTGCTGTCATTCGTATAG
- a CDS encoding peptide chain release factor family protein: MHVDPPHPATISPDDLKDDCEVRRLRRSGPGGQHRNKVETAIQLTHRPTGVVAEASERRSQAENLAIALLRLRVRLALAVRGPADATTSQQPSDLWRRRTRGGKLAVNPAHDDFPSLLAEGLDRLAAANWDDREAAEQLGVSRTQLVRFLKIEPAALELLNSQREQQGLPPLR, translated from the coding sequence ATGCACGTCGATCCGCCCCACCCGGCGACAATCTCACCAGACGACCTGAAAGACGACTGCGAGGTCCGTCGCCTGAGGCGGTCCGGCCCCGGCGGCCAGCACCGCAACAAGGTCGAAACGGCGATCCAGCTCACCCACCGCCCAACCGGTGTCGTCGCCGAAGCTAGCGAGCGGCGTAGCCAGGCCGAGAACCTCGCCATTGCGCTGCTGCGGCTGCGTGTACGTCTTGCGCTAGCGGTCAGGGGCCCAGCGGATGCGACCACTTCGCAACAGCCGTCCGACTTGTGGCGCCGCAGGACCCGGGGAGGGAAGCTAGCGGTCAATCCGGCGCATGACGACTTTCCCAGCCTGCTGGCGGAGGGCTTGGACCGCCTGGCCGCCGCCAATTGGGACGACCGCGAAGCGGCCGAGCAGCTCGGGGTCAGCCGCACTCAGCTCGTAAGGTTTCTGAAGATTGAGCCCGCCGCCCTCGAATTGCTCAATAGCCAGCGAGAGCAGCAGGGACTCCCCCCCCTGCGGTGA
- a CDS encoding HAD family hydrolase, with protein sequence MKTCLFDIDGTLIQTGGAGQVAFAQTFADLFGVDEITKEVSFSGRSDRAIALDLMRSHGIEVNESNWHVFRNGYAERLPAALEECVGRVLPGVESLLDTLRQRGDVLIGLLTGNLEQTAELKLGYYGLWDHFPFGGFGDNCTERNDIAAIAVEHAVRLHGEPGAKDAHTVVVIGDTMHDVTCAHSVGAKAVAVPTGGQSADELARSNPDLLVDTLEQSDELLAWFDN encoded by the coding sequence ATGAAGACCTGCCTGTTCGACATCGACGGAACCCTGATCCAGACCGGCGGCGCAGGCCAGGTCGCATTCGCCCAGACGTTTGCCGACCTGTTCGGGGTGGACGAGATCACCAAGGAAGTTTCGTTCTCCGGCCGCAGCGATCGGGCGATCGCTCTGGACCTGATGAGGTCGCACGGCATCGAGGTGAACGAGTCGAACTGGCACGTTTTCCGCAACGGCTACGCCGAGCGTCTGCCGGCGGCCCTCGAGGAGTGTGTGGGCCGAGTGCTCCCCGGCGTCGAGTCTCTGCTCGACACGCTCAGGCAGCGTGGCGACGTGCTCATCGGGCTGCTCACCGGCAACCTCGAACAGACCGCTGAGCTGAAGCTTGGCTACTACGGCCTCTGGGACCACTTTCCGTTTGGCGGGTTCGGAGACAACTGCACCGAGCGGAACGACATCGCCGCCATCGCGGTGGAGCACGCCGTCCGCCTGCACGGGGAGCCCGGCGCCAAGGATGCCCACACGGTGGTCGTGATCGGCGACACGATGCACGACGTCACCTGCGCCCACTCGGTTGGAGCCAAGGCCGTGGCCGTCCCGACCGGCGGGCAGTCGGCCGATGAGCTGGCACGCAGCAACCCCGATCTGCTTGTCGACACCCTTGAGCAGAGCGACGAGTTGCTCGCCTGGTTCGACAACTAG
- the tsaE gene encoding tRNA (adenosine(37)-N6)-threonylcarbamoyltransferase complex ATPase subunit type 1 TsaE, protein MNPLEIEIHSLTDTDRLGQALAATLPAGTTISLIGTLGAGKTRLVQAVAAALGTPREDVTSPTFVLLNEYTSGTRPVYHFDAYRLKDDDEFLNLGPDEYFEGVGLTFVEWGDLVANCLPSNTVRITIEPTDGESRHVTITGLPPEDAAALKASLGQPGA, encoded by the coding sequence GTGAATCCGCTCGAGATCGAAATCCACTCCCTCACCGACACCGACCGCCTGGGCCAGGCACTCGCGGCTACGCTGCCGGCGGGCACGACCATTTCGCTGATCGGCACGCTCGGCGCCGGCAAGACCCGACTGGTGCAGGCCGTTGCCGCCGCGCTCGGCACGCCCCGCGAGGACGTGACCAGCCCGACCTTCGTGCTGCTCAACGAGTACACGTCCGGCACGCGGCCGGTCTACCACTTCGACGCGTACCGCCTGAAGGACGACGACGAGTTCCTCAACCTCGGCCCCGACGAGTACTTCGAGGGGGTCGGCCTGACGTTTGTCGAATGGGGCGACCTGGTCGCCAACTGCCTGCCGAGCAACACGGTGCGGATCACTATCGAGCCGACCGACGGCGAGTCACGGCACGTCACGATCACAGGCCTGCCCCCCGAAGACGCGGCCGCATTGAAGGCCTCTCTCGGCCAACCCGGCGCTTAG
- the polX gene encoding DNA polymerase/3'-5' exonuclease PolX — translation MTNREISAVFDQVADLLEFQNANPFRVRAYRNGARKLKDLPQPLSQLVADGADLTDIDGIGKDLAEKIATLVRTGSLPMLAELEQQVPASVLPMLRVPGLGPKKAAALYNELSIASLDMLRAACEEGKVRELKGFGKKTEETILAGIALAERANDRIYWAAADEVVQALLDHLRPLGQVKQLEAAGSYRRGKETVGDIDLLADSTDVGAVMDRLGEFPGVAEVIARGDTKMSVRLDSQLQVDLRVVPSESFGAALQYFTGSKEHNVEVRGLAKQQGLRVNEWGVFRLTEEGEQGERVAGATEEEVYQSLGLPLFPPELREARGEFELASEGGMPDLIELADLRGDLHMHTNATDGKATLREMVEAARQRGREYIAITDHSKRVSMAGGLDSGRLRAQWEEIDRLRPEYDDIVILKGIECDILESGEMDLDDDVLAEADWVVASLHYGQKQPREKIMQRLLFAVQHPSVSIIAHPTGRLINRREPYDLDVDQLIEVAAQHNKLLELNANPARLDLDDSHCAIAKRLGVPIVISSDAHHTEGMDVLQYGVKQARRAGLTAADVANTRAWRDLKPLLAKQAADLPD, via the coding sequence ATGACCAACCGCGAGATCTCCGCCGTGTTCGACCAGGTCGCGGACCTGCTCGAGTTTCAGAACGCCAACCCGTTCCGGGTCCGCGCCTACCGCAACGGCGCCCGCAAGCTGAAGGACCTGCCGCAGCCGCTCTCACAGCTGGTGGCGGACGGCGCCGACCTGACCGACATCGACGGAATCGGCAAGGACCTGGCGGAGAAGATCGCCACGCTGGTGCGGACCGGGTCGCTGCCGATGCTCGCCGAGCTCGAGCAGCAGGTCCCCGCGTCGGTGCTGCCGATGCTCCGCGTGCCGGGGCTGGGCCCCAAGAAGGCGGCCGCCCTGTACAACGAGCTGAGCATCGCCTCGCTCGACATGCTCCGCGCCGCCTGCGAGGAGGGCAAGGTCCGCGAGCTGAAGGGCTTCGGCAAGAAGACCGAGGAGACGATCCTGGCCGGCATCGCGCTGGCGGAGCGCGCCAACGACCGGATCTACTGGGCGGCGGCGGATGAGGTGGTCCAGGCGCTGCTCGACCACCTCCGCCCGCTGGGGCAGGTCAAGCAGCTCGAGGCGGCGGGCAGCTACCGCCGCGGCAAGGAAACCGTCGGCGACATCGACCTGCTGGCCGACTCGACCGACGTCGGCGCGGTGATGGACCGCCTGGGCGAGTTCCCCGGCGTCGCCGAGGTGATCGCCCGCGGCGACACCAAGATGTCGGTTCGCCTCGACAGCCAGTTGCAGGTCGACCTGCGGGTGGTTCCCTCCGAGTCGTTCGGCGCGGCGCTGCAGTACTTCACGGGCAGCAAAGAGCACAACGTGGAGGTCCGCGGCCTCGCCAAGCAGCAGGGCCTGAGGGTCAACGAGTGGGGCGTGTTCCGCCTGACCGAAGAGGGGGAACAGGGCGAGCGGGTCGCGGGCGCCACTGAGGAAGAAGTCTACCAATCGCTCGGCCTGCCGCTCTTCCCGCCTGAGCTCCGCGAGGCGCGGGGCGAGTTCGAGCTCGCCTCCGAAGGCGGCATGCCCGACCTGATCGAGCTGGCCGACCTGCGCGGCGACCTGCACATGCACACCAACGCGACCGACGGCAAGGCGACGCTCCGCGAGATGGTCGAAGCCGCCCGCCAGCGGGGCCGCGAGTACATCGCCATCACCGACCACTCGAAGCGGGTCTCCATGGCCGGCGGGCTGGACTCGGGCCGGCTGCGGGCGCAGTGGGAGGAGATCGACCGCCTCCGCCCTGAGTACGACGACATCGTCATCCTCAAGGGCATCGAGTGCGACATCCTCGAGTCAGGCGAGATGGACTTGGACGACGATGTTCTGGCCGAGGCCGACTGGGTGGTCGCAAGCCTGCACTACGGTCAGAAGCAGCCCCGCGAGAAAATCATGCAGCGGCTGCTGTTCGCCGTCCAGCACCCGAGCGTGTCGATCATCGCCCATCCGACCGGCCGGCTGATCAACCGCCGCGAGCCCTACGACCTGGACGTCGACCAGCTGATCGAGGTGGCCGCCCAGCACAACAAGCTACTGGAACTCAACGCCAATCCGGCCCGGCTCGACCTGGACGACTCCCACTGCGCCATCGCGAAGCGACTCGGCGTGCCGATCGTCATCAGCAGCGACGCGCACCACACCGAGGGGATGGACGTTCTGCAGTACGGCGTCAAGCAGGCCCGCCGCGCGGGGCTGACAGCCGCGGACGTGGCCAACACACGGGCGTGGCGCGACCTGAAGCCGCTGCTAGCAAAGCAGGCGGCCGACCTGCCTGATTAG